One Sodalis praecaptivus DNA segment encodes these proteins:
- the sfsA gene encoding DNA/RNA nuclease SfsA — protein sequence MQFEPALKPARLIQRYKRFLADVVTPDGEALTVHCANTGAMTGCATPGDTVWYSTSDNRKRRYPHSWELTETASGQWIGINTLRANALVGEALRAETIPELAGYARLRGEVRYGAENSRIDWLLSAEDRADCYIEVKSVTLLQHQSGYFPDAVTLRGQKHLRELQAMAEMGYRAVLFFAVLHSGIDRVSPARHIDPHYADLVLQAQQSGVEVLCYGCQLSRHGMRIHAPLPIIIS from the coding sequence ATGCAATTCGAGCCCGCCCTCAAGCCTGCCCGACTCATACAGCGCTATAAACGTTTTCTTGCCGATGTGGTGACGCCCGATGGGGAAGCCTTAACGGTTCACTGCGCCAACACCGGCGCTATGACCGGCTGCGCCACCCCTGGCGATACGGTTTGGTACTCCACCTCGGATAATCGTAAACGTCGTTATCCGCACAGTTGGGAACTAACTGAAACCGCCAGCGGTCAATGGATAGGGATCAATACGCTGCGCGCCAACGCCTTGGTTGGGGAAGCGCTGCGGGCTGAAACGATTCCTGAGCTGGCGGGCTACGCGCGTCTTCGCGGCGAAGTGCGATATGGCGCAGAGAACAGCAGGATAGATTGGTTATTATCGGCAGAAGACCGCGCGGACTGCTATATTGAGGTGAAATCCGTGACGTTATTGCAACACCAGTCGGGCTATTTCCCGGATGCGGTAACGTTACGGGGTCAAAAACATTTACGAGAATTACAGGCAATGGCGGAAATGGGGTATCGTGCGGTGCTGTTTTTCGCCGTGCTGCATTCGGGTATCGACCGGGTGTCGCCGGCCCGCCACATTGACCCCCACTATGCCGATCTGGTATTACAGGCTCAGCAGTCAGGCGTAGAAGTCCTGTGCTATGGTTGTCAGCTATCCCGGCACGGCATGCGGATCCACGCGCCGCTGCCGATAATTATTTCATAG